One region of Pantanalinema sp. genomic DNA includes:
- the sdhA gene encoding succinate dehydrogenase flavoprotein subunit has translation MDANRIIVVGGGLAGLMTVIKAAEAGVHVDLFSLVPVKRSHSVCAQGGINGAVNTKGEGDSPAIHFDDTIYGGDFLANQPPVKAMCEAAPHVINLFDRMGVPFNRTPEGLLDFRRFGGTKHHRTAFAGATTGQQLLYALDEQVRRWEAQGKVTKYEGWEFLSSILDDEGICRGVVCQNGKTMEIKAFTAGAVVLATGGNGMIFGKSTNSLINTGTAQGAVYQQGAFYANGELIQVHPTAIPGGDKLRLMSESIRGEGGRVWVPSDGKDGRPAKGEPWYFLETMYPAYGNLVPRDIATRAIFQVCVDMKLGVDGENQVYLDVSHLDPHMLERKLGGVLEIYEMFVGDDPKKVPMKIFPGMHYTMGGLWVDYDQMTNIPGLFAVGECEYQYHGANRLGANSLLSTVYAGMVAGPSSVKYMKAQAKAEVKPSVVEAAVKRETDRYNQILAMKGTENPYALHRELGEWMTNNVTVVRYNDRLEKTLSHLDTLSERWKNINIDDTGPWSNQAVPFTRQLWNMIEVAKVITKGALLRNESRGAHYKPDFPERDDVNFLKTTMARWTPNGPEITYQEVDTSLIKPRPRKYDVDKEAAATTPAPKSVEATTSAVGMHTEDRKFREESK, from the coding sequence ATGGACGCCAATCGTATCATCGTCGTCGGCGGCGGTCTCGCCGGCCTGATGACCGTCATCAAGGCCGCCGAAGCCGGCGTCCACGTGGACCTCTTCTCGCTGGTGCCCGTCAAGCGCTCCCACTCGGTGTGCGCCCAGGGCGGCATCAACGGCGCGGTCAACACCAAGGGCGAGGGCGACAGCCCCGCCATCCACTTCGACGACACCATCTACGGCGGGGACTTCCTCGCCAACCAGCCCCCGGTCAAGGCCATGTGCGAGGCCGCGCCCCACGTCATCAACCTGTTCGATCGCATGGGCGTGCCCTTCAACCGCACCCCTGAAGGCCTCCTCGACTTCCGCCGCTTCGGCGGCACCAAGCACCACCGCACGGCCTTCGCCGGCGCCACCACCGGCCAGCAGCTCCTGTACGCGCTGGACGAGCAGGTCCGCCGCTGGGAGGCCCAGGGCAAGGTGACCAAGTACGAGGGCTGGGAGTTCCTCTCGTCGATCCTCGACGACGAGGGCATCTGCCGCGGCGTGGTCTGCCAGAACGGCAAGACCATGGAGATCAAGGCCTTCACCGCCGGAGCCGTCGTGCTCGCCACGGGCGGCAACGGCATGATCTTCGGCAAGAGCACCAACTCGCTGATCAACACCGGTACCGCCCAGGGCGCCGTCTACCAGCAGGGCGCCTTCTACGCGAACGGCGAGCTGATCCAGGTCCACCCGACCGCGATCCCCGGCGGCGACAAGCTGCGCCTGATGTCCGAGTCGATCCGCGGCGAGGGCGGCCGGGTGTGGGTGCCCTCCGACGGCAAGGACGGCCGTCCCGCCAAGGGCGAGCCCTGGTACTTCCTCGAGACCATGTACCCCGCCTACGGCAACCTGGTGCCCCGCGACATCGCGACCCGCGCCATCTTCCAGGTCTGCGTCGACATGAAGCTCGGCGTCGACGGCGAGAACCAGGTCTACCTGGACGTCAGCCACCTGGATCCCCACATGCTCGAGCGCAAGCTCGGCGGCGTGCTCGAGATCTACGAGATGTTCGTCGGTGACGACCCCAAGAAGGTCCCGATGAAGATCTTCCCCGGCATGCACTACACCATGGGCGGCCTGTGGGTCGACTACGACCAGATGACCAACATCCCCGGCCTGTTCGCGGTCGGCGAGTGCGAGTACCAGTACCACGGCGCCAACCGCCTGGGCGCCAACTCGCTGCTCTCGACGGTCTACGCCGGCATGGTCGCGGGCCCCTCCTCGGTCAAGTACATGAAGGCCCAGGCCAAGGCCGAGGTGAAGCCCTCGGTCGTGGAGGCCGCCGTCAAGCGCGAGACCGACCGCTACAACCAGATCCTCGCCATGAAGGGCACCGAGAACCCCTACGCCCTCCACCGGGAGCTGGGCGAGTGGATGACGAACAACGTGACCGTCGTTCGCTACAACGACCGGCTCGAGAAGACCCTCTCGCACCTGGACACCCTGTCCGAGCGCTGGAAGAACATCAACATCGACGACACCGGTCCCTGGAGCAACCAGGCGGTACCCTTCACCCGCCAGCTCTGGAACATGATCGAGGTCGCCAAGGTCATCACCAAGGGCGCGCTCTTGCGCAACGAGAGCCGTGGGGCCCACTACAAGCCCGACTTCCCCGAGCGCGACGACGTCAACTTCCTCAAGACCACCATGGCCCGCTGGACCCCCAACGGCCCGGAGATCACCTACCAGGAAGTCGATACCAGCCTGATCAAGCCCAGGCCCCGCAAGTACGACGTGGACAAGGAAGCCGCAGCCACCACCCCGGCCCCCAAGTCGGTCGAGGCGACCACCTCGGCGGTCGGCATGCACACCGAGGACCGTAAGTTCAGAGAGGAGTCGAAGTAA